The Streptomonospora litoralis genome window below encodes:
- a CDS encoding YcaO-like family protein: MSRTAGLPVADGDPDFAVRVSSIGDPSKVLGGLQGWSDDADVGNIDGVGSALTGERAGLVSIAEALERYSSCSWHDEDFLVAAEDDLAEQTEEFVSPARWPRCSAREFARDDCGLVPYDPAVPIRWVRAWSLTRRRPVLVPAIAVYLHMAPQSPSEHFTRGITTGAAVHSDLGSAVLGGLLEVVERDALSLAWLQRLRLPRLSVDPDDLKPLARSYHARGTARHLEVRLFDATTDFGVPVVYAVQLSPNEDRLAQIVCATCDLDPQQAVAKIYRELASVRVALRDRVGRRPVRRPDDRTVSVTGSAAYNASAERRDAFRHLLEGERTLRGLDELPDLSADPDPLATAVSKAAARGAEVLVADITTDEARQVGMHAVKVLVPEAVPLSFIHGERYLGTPRLYAAPTAMGYESHGEESLNPEPQPAA; this comes from the coding sequence GTGTCCCGCACCGCGGGCCTGCCGGTCGCCGACGGGGACCCGGACTTCGCCGTCCGCGTTTCGAGCATCGGCGACCCGTCGAAGGTGCTGGGCGGGCTTCAGGGCTGGAGCGACGACGCTGATGTGGGCAACATCGACGGTGTCGGCAGTGCACTGACCGGTGAGCGGGCCGGACTGGTCTCGATCGCCGAGGCTCTCGAACGCTATTCGAGCTGCTCCTGGCACGACGAGGACTTTCTCGTCGCCGCAGAGGACGACCTCGCCGAGCAGACCGAGGAGTTCGTCTCCCCCGCACGGTGGCCCCGGTGTTCGGCGCGTGAGTTCGCACGTGACGACTGCGGTCTGGTCCCCTACGACCCGGCCGTCCCGATCAGGTGGGTCCGGGCGTGGTCGCTCACCCGGCGGCGCCCCGTCCTCGTGCCGGCCATCGCGGTGTACCTGCACATGGCACCGCAGTCACCGTCGGAACACTTCACCCGGGGGATCACCACGGGAGCGGCCGTTCACTCCGACCTTGGCAGCGCGGTGCTCGGCGGACTCCTCGAAGTCGTGGAGCGGGACGCGCTCTCGCTCGCGTGGTTGCAGCGCCTGCGGCTGCCGCGACTGTCGGTCGATCCCGACGATCTCAAGCCGCTCGCGCGCAGCTACCACGCGAGGGGAACCGCACGTCACCTCGAAGTCCGCCTCTTCGACGCGACGACGGACTTCGGTGTGCCCGTTGTGTATGCCGTGCAGCTCTCGCCCAACGAAGACCGGCTGGCCCAGATCGTCTGCGCGACGTGCGATCTCGATCCGCAGCAGGCGGTGGCCAAGATCTACCGCGAGCTTGCCTCCGTGCGGGTGGCCCTGCGCGATCGCGTCGGCCGCCGGCCCGTGCGGCGACCCGACGACAGAACCGTCAGCGTGACAGGTTCGGCGGCCTACAACGCTTCGGCCGAGCGCCGGGACGCCTTCCGGCACCTGCTGGAAGGCGAGCGGACGCTGCGGGGACTCGACGAGCTGCCCGACCTGTCCGCCGACCCGGACCCGCTGGCGACCGCGGTCTCCAAGGCGGCCGCGCGGGGCGCCGAGGTCCTCGTCGCCGACATCACCACGGACGAGGCGCGCCAGGTCGGCATGCACGCCGTCAAGGTGCTGGTACCCGAGGCCGTCCCCCTCTCGTTCATTCACGGCGAGCGCTACCTCGGTACGCCCAGGCTCTACGCCGCGCCGACGGCGATGGGCTACGAGAGCCACGGCGAAGAGTCACTGAATCCGGAACCGCAGCCGGCTGCGTAG
- a CDS encoding cyclodehydratase produces MLFEQSVDCLYLVRDAFGEQYADAYPTGASIRVTGSGLPDDVRLSRSAMIAAVHSGRDEELRDALDGLGFERGVPTVGVELLPTRIVCGPAVIPGATACYSCYLRRIEQHRDAAQAGDVGEATRGLPEGFGRMHLAVAHGLLTLATAELRTGPEGIGGTVRTYDLVSGVLTTASTVAVDRCARCGARWDGLRNGVGAMAGLT; encoded by the coding sequence GTGCTGTTCGAGCAGTCGGTGGACTGTCTGTACTTGGTGCGGGACGCGTTCGGCGAGCAGTACGCCGACGCCTACCCGACGGGGGCATCGATCCGGGTCACCGGCAGCGGGCTGCCCGACGACGTCCGGCTGTCGCGCTCCGCGATGATCGCGGCCGTGCACTCCGGGCGGGACGAAGAACTGCGTGACGCGCTGGACGGGCTCGGGTTCGAACGGGGCGTCCCGACCGTGGGGGTCGAGCTACTCCCTACGCGGATCGTGTGCGGTCCGGCCGTGATCCCCGGAGCCACGGCCTGCTACTCCTGCTACCTGCGGCGCATCGAGCAGCACCGGGATGCCGCGCAGGCCGGCGACGTGGGCGAGGCGACTCGCGGCCTGCCGGAGGGATTCGGCCGGATGCACCTCGCCGTCGCGCACGGTCTGCTGACGCTGGCTACGGCCGAGCTCCGCACGGGTCCGGAAGGGATCGGCGGCACGGTACGGACCTACGACCTGGTCTCCGGGGTGCTGACGACCGCGTCGACGGTGGCGGTGGATCGCTGTGCGCGGTGCGGTGCCCGCTGGGACGGACTGCGGAACGGCGTCGGCGCGATGGCCGGTCTCACGTGA
- a CDS encoding YcaO-like family protein, translating to MSTPTQTPLAADLVSALAADTDAPAPAEVLLGPLTGPARVRADESGAGRGLAVLFWCGSVHVLAYDVAHERDGGCPRCLAWFLTRNVDSAEAAFEEPSEAGSAGAVRSHALWQQVGPALRTVVTRTAALLLRETSPAGTLATVDRADGAVRRGHVPPRTGCPARRAATARTTLAFGSAPELLEKSGTTLRARRPLPPTITTDYLGPHSLFREPLADLDGPLPQAQVGLPLGNGVLEPGIGRSRSFAKSRRTAVLEGLERHTGFCHQPAEGTVEASLAELGDRAVDPRTLGYHSAEQYARDDFPWAPLGPAESVEWVPITPLGDGPARYLPEVALSWVRRAGTRKPFFYDTSNGFALGQSHEEATLHGLFEIVERDAFLLTWYRRLLLPELALGPADGDIRELMERVEVVTGFRVRLFWATLDIEVPVVLALAQRDADSGPCTLVSTAAGLYPRAAAESAIFEVSARVASIRHVFDDDPVHRERLAKDFDSLVDMDDHSLLGALPQSREWFAFLTSPDRPEMSLASAAAEAPEFDTLDKDLDYVRAQIEAAGSHAYAADVTTPELHRSGLVCTRSFVPGCLPMTFGHATRRLEGLPRLHSGALPYASQLLAGQSPADVPPHPFA from the coding sequence GTGAGTACCCCAACGCAGACGCCGCTCGCCGCCGACCTGGTCTCCGCCCTGGCGGCCGACACCGACGCACCGGCGCCCGCCGAGGTGCTCCTCGGCCCGCTCACCGGCCCCGCGCGGGTTCGGGCCGACGAAAGCGGGGCGGGCCGGGGCTTGGCGGTGCTGTTCTGGTGCGGCAGTGTCCACGTTCTGGCCTACGACGTGGCACACGAACGCGACGGCGGATGCCCGCGGTGCCTGGCCTGGTTCCTCACCAGGAACGTCGACTCCGCCGAAGCGGCGTTCGAGGAGCCGTCCGAGGCCGGATCCGCGGGAGCCGTGCGCAGCCACGCGCTCTGGCAGCAGGTCGGTCCGGCGTTGCGGACGGTCGTCACCCGCACCGCGGCGCTGCTCCTGCGCGAGACCTCCCCCGCCGGCACGCTCGCCACGGTCGACCGGGCCGACGGCGCGGTGCGGCGAGGACACGTACCGCCGAGAACGGGTTGCCCGGCACGCCGGGCCGCGACGGCCAGGACCACGTTGGCGTTCGGCTCCGCACCCGAGCTGCTCGAGAAGTCCGGCACAACGCTGCGGGCCCGGCGTCCGCTGCCCCCGACCATCACGACCGACTACCTGGGGCCGCACTCGCTGTTCCGGGAGCCGCTCGCCGACCTCGACGGCCCGCTGCCCCAGGCGCAGGTTGGCCTGCCGCTGGGAAACGGCGTCCTGGAGCCCGGGATCGGGCGGTCCCGGAGCTTCGCCAAGAGCAGGAGGACCGCGGTGCTGGAGGGCCTGGAGCGCCACACCGGCTTCTGCCACCAACCGGCCGAGGGCACCGTGGAGGCCTCGCTCGCGGAGTTGGGCGACAGGGCCGTCGATCCCCGCACCCTCGGGTATCACTCCGCCGAGCAGTACGCGCGGGACGACTTCCCGTGGGCGCCCTTGGGGCCGGCCGAATCGGTGGAATGGGTTCCAATCACGCCGCTCGGCGACGGCCCTGCCCGCTACCTCCCCGAGGTCGCACTGTCGTGGGTGCGCCGCGCCGGCACCCGCAAGCCGTTCTTCTACGACACGTCGAACGGTTTCGCGCTGGGCCAGAGCCACGAGGAAGCGACCCTGCACGGGCTCTTCGAAATCGTGGAACGGGACGCGTTCCTGCTCACGTGGTACCGCCGGCTGCTCCTGCCCGAGCTCGCGCTGGGACCGGCCGACGGCGACATCAGGGAGCTGATGGAGCGCGTCGAGGTGGTCACCGGATTCCGCGTCCGTCTTTTCTGGGCGACGTTGGACATCGAGGTGCCGGTCGTGCTGGCACTCGCCCAGCGCGACGCGGACTCGGGCCCCTGCACTCTGGTATCGACCGCGGCCGGCCTGTACCCGCGGGCGGCAGCCGAATCGGCCATCTTCGAGGTGTCGGCGCGCGTGGCCTCGATCAGGCACGTGTTCGACGACGACCCGGTGCACCGGGAGCGGCTTGCGAAGGACTTCGACTCGCTGGTCGACATGGACGACCACAGTCTGCTCGGCGCCTTGCCGCAGTCGCGGGAGTGGTTCGCGTTCCTGACGAGTCCGGACAGGCCCGAGATGAGCCTCGCCTCGGCGGCCGCGGAAGCCCCCGAGTTCGACACGCTCGACAAGGATCTGGACTACGTGCGAGCGCAGATCGAGGCCGCCGGAAGTCACGCCTACGCCGCCGATGTCACCACACCGGAGCTGCACCGGAGCGGTCTGGTGTGCACGCGCAGCTTCGTCCCGGGATGCCTGCCGATGACATTCGGGCACGCGACCCGGCGGCTTGAGGGACTGCCGCGGCTCCACAGCGGGGCGCTCCCCTATGCCTCGCAGCTGCTCGCAGGCCAGAGTCCGGCGGACGTTCCGCCCCACCCCTTTGCGTAG
- a CDS encoding lantibiotic dehydratase produces MRRDESPAPPAESTARVSPYVLFRRSRLPVAELEDLRFDEPWARIEESRRLEEECAQRAVEVSDRLAGVVPQLEGAVRAELVRLRRDVYNQRTDPAVRRIGVVEPHLDADTLARVREWFDLVQRMRRSADEARSLFDDKVESARAGFGRLFEHDSMARSIQLSGDQLYESLRRHTSGEGGSVKPSRLRVLESSLVNFAYRAALKPSPFGRFTEVGAFPPDLSETVRGASEPRTYSTSTLNRVLVNWLSAGLRRVDGGIDLCRVLLNSSLVADDKMIEFIGLVPDDSEAGVSESVVRLKRDRIVERVMDVLSEGTASVPEVLRALTGLTGDDGAARKALRTLMRIELLYVSPGFDEQDPHYSERLAGILRAGTTRPVSVLGGHLDTLRELETTLSDAPAEKRGELLGAADRALTDIAEVGEMDSPPAEISRAPVYEDLWTPDPPATWNQDSVAASVPALESLWRLSSMLDYGHTKRLGVYAFAAATFGDRETVPFLTFFDKLVSLSEAEQDAVFWGHGSTAAETFVAQRNEALRGIGEQLVPEDGVVRLSPEALKDACAGVEDCADPDSITFRVQFAGGTPSPDVVVNGVLTGYGVYFSRFSSFVEGSAAEDWTLRSAVREHLRKAFPGQVDLNMVAGLNFNLHPPLTDRVLNYPGTWPTAPEMKAYSLDKLMIRIDHANRGLLLWDPELDEPVHLTPMNFLLPIVVPVLYNLLEVLSPTIRYNYAPMDDIGRAMGHRGYPASSPRLMVGDVVASRRTWTVPARDIPDLSELSKDSYPALLRFDQWRREQGLPQHAFVLIQRLDEYNLLSGLVEEIPRDWSDFSHLQRASVHKPMYIDFRNPFLVRSFAKSALTRDDVYVSIRECMPATDEYGGSGPAAAEEFFVELYRD; encoded by the coding sequence GTGCGACGGGATGAGAGTCCGGCGCCTCCGGCCGAGTCCACCGCCAGGGTCAGCCCCTACGTCCTCTTCCGGCGTAGCCGGCTGCCTGTAGCCGAACTCGAGGACCTCCGGTTCGACGAGCCCTGGGCGCGGATCGAGGAGAGCCGCCGCCTGGAGGAGGAATGCGCGCAGCGTGCGGTAGAGGTCTCGGACCGTCTGGCCGGCGTCGTACCGCAGCTGGAGGGGGCGGTGCGTGCCGAACTCGTCCGGCTGCGCCGCGACGTCTACAACCAGCGTACCGATCCCGCGGTGCGGCGGATCGGGGTCGTGGAGCCGCACCTGGACGCGGACACGCTCGCCCGGGTGCGCGAGTGGTTCGACCTCGTCCAGCGGATGCGGCGCTCCGCGGACGAGGCCCGGTCGCTGTTCGACGACAAGGTGGAGTCGGCACGCGCCGGTTTCGGTCGGCTCTTCGAACACGACTCGATGGCGAGGAGCATCCAGCTCTCGGGCGACCAGCTCTACGAGAGCCTGCGCCGGCACACTTCGGGCGAGGGTGGCTCGGTCAAGCCGAGCCGGTTGCGGGTGCTGGAGTCGTCGCTGGTGAACTTCGCCTATCGCGCCGCGCTGAAACCGTCTCCCTTCGGCCGGTTCACCGAGGTCGGCGCCTTCCCGCCCGATCTGTCCGAGACCGTCCGCGGTGCGTCCGAACCACGGACGTACTCGACGTCGACGCTGAACCGGGTGCTGGTGAACTGGCTGTCGGCCGGACTGCGGCGTGTCGACGGCGGCATCGACCTGTGCCGGGTGCTGCTGAACTCGTCGCTGGTCGCGGACGACAAGATGATCGAGTTCATCGGGCTCGTACCCGACGACTCCGAGGCCGGTGTCTCGGAGTCGGTCGTCCGGCTCAAGCGGGACAGGATCGTCGAACGCGTCATGGACGTCCTGTCCGAAGGCACGGCCTCCGTGCCGGAGGTGCTGCGGGCACTGACCGGATTGACCGGCGACGACGGGGCCGCCAGGAAGGCCCTGCGGACGCTGATGCGGATCGAGTTGCTGTATGTCAGCCCCGGCTTCGACGAGCAGGACCCCCACTACTCCGAGAGGCTGGCGGGCATCCTGCGCGCCGGGACGACCCGTCCCGTGTCGGTCCTGGGCGGTCACCTCGACACCCTCCGCGAACTGGAGACGACGCTTTCCGACGCGCCCGCCGAGAAGCGCGGGGAGCTGCTGGGCGCGGCGGACCGGGCGCTCACCGACATCGCCGAGGTCGGCGAGATGGACTCGCCTCCCGCGGAGATCTCCCGGGCGCCGGTGTACGAGGACCTCTGGACGCCGGACCCGCCTGCCACCTGGAACCAGGATTCCGTGGCCGCGAGCGTCCCCGCGCTGGAGAGCCTGTGGCGGCTGTCGTCGATGCTCGATTACGGGCACACGAAGCGGTTGGGGGTGTACGCCTTCGCGGCCGCCACGTTCGGCGACCGCGAGACCGTGCCCTTCCTGACGTTCTTCGACAAGCTCGTGTCGCTGTCGGAGGCCGAACAGGACGCGGTGTTCTGGGGGCACGGCTCCACCGCGGCGGAGACCTTCGTCGCACAGCGCAACGAGGCCCTGCGCGGCATCGGCGAACAGCTGGTTCCCGAGGACGGCGTCGTCCGGCTGTCGCCCGAAGCGCTCAAGGACGCGTGCGCGGGCGTGGAGGACTGCGCCGACCCGGACTCGATCACCTTCCGCGTGCAGTTCGCCGGCGGCACACCCTCGCCCGACGTCGTCGTGAACGGCGTCCTGACCGGATACGGCGTCTACTTCTCGCGCTTCAGCTCGTTCGTCGAGGGATCGGCCGCCGAGGACTGGACACTCCGCTCCGCCGTCCGGGAACACCTGCGCAAGGCCTTCCCGGGGCAGGTGGACCTGAACATGGTCGCCGGGCTCAACTTCAACCTGCACCCGCCGCTCACCGACCGGGTGCTGAACTATCCCGGCACCTGGCCCACCGCACCGGAGATGAAGGCTTACAGCCTCGACAAGCTGATGATCCGGATCGACCACGCCAACCGCGGGCTGCTCCTCTGGGACCCCGAGCTCGACGAGCCGGTGCACCTGACTCCCATGAACTTCCTGCTGCCCATCGTGGTGCCGGTCCTCTACAACCTGCTGGAGGTGCTGAGCCCGACGATCCGGTACAACTACGCGCCGATGGACGACATCGGGCGGGCGATGGGGCACCGCGGGTACCCGGCTTCCTCCCCCCGGCTGATGGTGGGCGACGTCGTCGCCAGCCGCCGGACCTGGACGGTGCCCGCACGCGACATCCCCGACCTGTCCGAGTTGAGCAAGGACTCGTACCCGGCGCTGCTGCGCTTCGACCAGTGGCGGCGCGAACAGGGCCTGCCCCAGCACGCGTTCGTACTGATCCAGCGCCTGGACGAGTACAACCTGCTGTCCGGGCTGGTCGAGGAGATCCCGCGGGACTGGTCCGACTTCAGTCACCTGCAGCGGGCCAGTGTCCACAAGCCGATGTACATCGACTTCCGCAATCCGTTCCTGGTGCGGAGCTTCGCGAAGTCCGCGCTGACGCGGGACGACGTCTACGTGTCCATTCGAGAGTGCATGCCGGCGACCGACGAGTACGGCGGTTCCGGCCCGGCAGCGGCGGAGGAGTTTTTCGTTGAGCTCTACAGGGACTGA
- a CDS encoding tpaE, whose product MGAELRAETLGRVARRDKQIAVPVRPALRKGVRLRRSGDTVMLDGADKRQVFTGEFARERLGRLAAACDGTATHADLAAATELDEAVVHKSLALLWASGAVEEGAGADDHPAAPPELACLLSRLGNSTGVNPSWTDAAARLDRACVLVAGDAALAKAAVDCLDGVCEVVDDIDRLPVGDDALVVFFETRRSRPELAELQRRCWLEKRSLLRVRADGTSMTLGPYVDPAFSPCLDCGVSGEDEVSDDPPRHSHDLVAGLVAHHVLALFSRSVRTYLPLDAGIVDLTTLSTRYRPSATRPGCPTCSFSEGPTAPVPPFSATYEASVALPVRRFLDPGGHLAHFQSSNIKLQREFREWPSCPRVALPEADVSRLAGEPARAAERAELGRPDVALMLAVAFGLREQSEGWVQRWTAAGGNIGSATAYVVSRDEAVLPVGAYAYREQDHHLARLSTDPLPGEKPVLLVVTANLKKMAAKYGTFGLRLAFCDGGCALSAARRVADHLNLDFSLVKDWDDHLLSEYLGLSPAEEPVTAVMEVG is encoded by the coding sequence ATGGGTGCTGAGCTGAGGGCGGAGACCCTGGGACGGGTCGCGCGCCGGGACAAGCAGATCGCCGTCCCCGTCCGGCCCGCTCTACGCAAGGGCGTTCGGCTTCGCCGATCCGGCGACACCGTGATGCTCGACGGCGCGGACAAACGCCAGGTTTTCACCGGCGAGTTCGCGCGCGAGCGTCTCGGCCGGCTGGCTGCCGCCTGTGACGGAACGGCCACGCATGCCGATCTCGCCGCCGCGACGGAACTCGACGAGGCGGTCGTGCACAAGTCGTTGGCTCTGCTGTGGGCGTCAGGGGCCGTGGAAGAGGGCGCCGGGGCCGACGACCATCCGGCGGCACCACCCGAGCTCGCCTGCCTGCTGTCGCGGCTCGGCAACTCCACCGGAGTGAATCCGTCCTGGACCGACGCCGCGGCGAGACTCGATCGCGCCTGCGTCCTCGTCGCCGGCGACGCCGCCTTGGCGAAGGCCGCGGTCGACTGCCTGGACGGCGTGTGCGAGGTGGTCGACGACATCGATCGGCTGCCGGTCGGCGACGACGCCCTCGTGGTCTTCTTCGAGACCCGGCGGTCCCGGCCCGAGCTGGCCGAGCTGCAGCGCCGCTGCTGGCTGGAGAAGCGGTCCCTGCTGCGTGTCCGGGCCGACGGCACTTCGATGACCCTGGGGCCGTACGTGGACCCCGCCTTCTCCCCGTGCCTGGACTGCGGCGTGTCGGGAGAGGACGAGGTGTCCGACGATCCGCCTCGGCACTCGCACGACCTCGTCGCCGGCCTCGTCGCCCACCACGTGCTCGCGCTCTTCTCGCGGTCGGTCCGGACCTACCTGCCGCTGGACGCGGGCATCGTCGACCTGACCACCCTGTCGACGCGGTACCGCCCGAGCGCCACTCGCCCCGGGTGCCCCACCTGCTCGTTCAGCGAGGGCCCCACGGCGCCCGTGCCGCCGTTCAGCGCGACCTACGAGGCGTCGGTGGCGCTGCCGGTGCGCAGGTTTCTGGATCCCGGAGGGCATCTGGCCCACTTCCAGTCCTCGAACATCAAGCTTCAGCGGGAGTTCCGGGAGTGGCCCAGCTGCCCGCGGGTGGCGCTGCCCGAAGCGGACGTGTCGAGATTGGCCGGAGAGCCGGCGCGGGCCGCGGAGCGGGCGGAGCTCGGTCGGCCCGACGTGGCCCTCATGCTCGCGGTCGCCTTCGGGTTGCGCGAGCAGTCCGAAGGATGGGTGCAGCGGTGGACCGCGGCCGGCGGGAACATCGGTTCAGCGACGGCCTACGTGGTGAGCCGCGACGAGGCCGTGCTGCCCGTGGGCGCCTACGCGTATCGCGAGCAGGACCACCACCTCGCCCGGCTCTCCACCGACCCCCTGCCCGGTGAGAAGCCGGTGCTGCTGGTCGTCACCGCCAACCTCAAGAAGATGGCCGCGAAATACGGCACGTTCGGGCTCCGGCTCGCGTTCTGCGACGGCGGCTGCGCGCTGTCCGCCGCCCGGAGGGTCGCCGACCACCTGAACCTGGACTTCTCCCTCGTCAAGGACTGGGACGACCACTTGCTGAGTGAGTACCTGGGTCTCTCCCCCGCTGAGGAACCCGTCACCGCAGTCATGGAGGTGGGCTGA
- a CDS encoding class I SAM-dependent methyltransferase — protein sequence MTEVTEANERLRRLWQEYAPRYDRDIAMLERMLLDDGRSWVCGQVKEGDVLEVAIGSGRNLEFYPDGVSVTGIDLSPAMLDQARERAEALGREVELREGEAHALPFPDGSFDTLVCTLGLCSVPDEREVIAEMYRVLRPGGQLLLLDHVGSHHRLIFLWQRLLEKSMLRQCGDYQTRRPLPLVKQAGFLIEYQKRLKLGIVERVTARKPGA from the coding sequence GTGACCGAGGTGACCGAGGCGAACGAGCGGCTCCGCCGACTGTGGCAGGAATACGCGCCCCGCTACGACCGCGACATCGCGATGCTCGAACGCATGCTGCTCGACGACGGGCGTTCCTGGGTGTGCGGCCAGGTCAAGGAGGGCGACGTCCTTGAGGTCGCCATCGGCTCCGGCCGGAATCTGGAGTTCTACCCCGACGGGGTCTCGGTGACCGGGATCGACCTGAGCCCGGCCATGCTGGACCAGGCCCGGGAGCGTGCGGAGGCCTTGGGCCGAGAGGTCGAATTGCGGGAAGGAGAGGCGCACGCGCTGCCGTTTCCGGACGGCTCCTTCGACACGCTCGTCTGCACTCTCGGCCTGTGCAGCGTGCCCGACGAACGGGAGGTGATCGCCGAGATGTACCGCGTGCTGCGGCCTGGCGGGCAGCTCCTGCTGCTCGACCACGTGGGCAGTCACCACCGGCTGATCTTCTTGTGGCAGCGCCTGCTCGAAAAGTCGATGCTGCGCCAGTGCGGCGATTACCAGACCCGCAGGCCGCTCCCGCTCGTCAAGCAGGCCGGATTCCTCATCGAGTACCAGAAGCGGCTCAAGCTGGGGATCGTCGAACGCGTCACCGCGCGCAAGCCCGGAGCGTAG
- a CDS encoding cytochrome P450: protein MTSIADDWGVHEAQFWLRGQAPEAPVSYDPEAGIWCVYGYQEVQHVLANPATFSSNTQRVIPQEMLEGQEDFSEGNLIQMDAPEHKKLRGLISHAFTPKVVADLEPRIAELTGELLDAVDGHRMELVEDLAYPLPVIVIAELLGVPSSDREKFREWGSALMESTQEFSFADPSEDQRQQLQEAMQKVSKLSDYLREHVEDRRRNPREDLITKLVQAEVDGEHLSDDEAVNFSNVLLIAGHITTTMLLGNSILALDTNPEWFARVRADRSMVPRAIEEALRYYSPFAGTARATTAETELGGERIPADALVVTFLGVANRDPKYFTDPDIFDPTRDPNPHLAFGRGAHFCIGAPLARLEGRVALNILLDRFPNLRRDPDRLPKFLPSLSMTGVKELPLVF from the coding sequence GTGACTTCCATAGCCGACGATTGGGGAGTCCACGAGGCGCAGTTCTGGCTACGCGGCCAGGCGCCGGAAGCCCCGGTGAGCTACGACCCGGAGGCCGGGATCTGGTGTGTCTACGGCTACCAGGAGGTCCAGCACGTCTTGGCGAACCCCGCGACGTTCTCCTCGAACACCCAGCGCGTCATCCCCCAGGAGATGCTGGAGGGCCAGGAGGACTTCAGCGAGGGAAACCTCATCCAGATGGACGCGCCGGAGCACAAGAAGCTCCGCGGTCTGATCAGCCATGCCTTCACCCCGAAGGTGGTGGCGGACCTGGAACCGCGCATCGCGGAGCTGACCGGCGAGCTGCTCGACGCGGTCGACGGCCACCGGATGGAGTTGGTCGAGGACCTGGCCTATCCGCTTCCGGTCATCGTCATCGCCGAACTCCTCGGAGTGCCGAGCTCGGACCGGGAGAAGTTCCGGGAGTGGGGAAGCGCGCTGATGGAGAGCACGCAGGAGTTCTCCTTCGCCGACCCCTCCGAAGACCAGCGGCAGCAGCTCCAGGAGGCGATGCAGAAGGTCTCGAAGCTTTCCGACTACCTGCGCGAACACGTCGAGGACCGCCGGAGGAATCCCCGCGAAGACCTGATCACCAAGCTGGTTCAGGCTGAAGTGGACGGTGAACACCTCAGCGACGACGAAGCGGTGAACTTCTCCAACGTTCTCCTGATCGCCGGCCACATCACCACCACGATGCTGCTGGGCAACTCCATCCTGGCCCTGGACACCAATCCGGAGTGGTTCGCCCGGGTCCGCGCGGACCGGAGTATGGTCCCCCGGGCGATCGAGGAGGCGCTGCGGTACTACAGCCCGTTCGCGGGCACGGCGCGGGCCACCACGGCCGAGACCGAACTCGGCGGCGAGCGCATCCCCGCCGACGCCTTGGTCGTGACCTTCCTCGGCGTGGCGAACCGGGATCCGAAGTACTTCACCGATCCCGACATCTTCGACCCGACCCGCGACCCGAACCCGCACCTGGCGTTCGGCCGCGGAGCACACTTCTGCATCGGCGCGCCACTGGCGAGACTGGAGGGCAGGGTGGCGCTGAACATCCTGCTGGACCGCTTCCCGAACCTGCGCAGAGACCCGGACCGGCTGCCCAAGTTCCTGCCGAGCCTGAGCATGACCGGGGTCAAGGAGCTACCGCTGGTGTTCTGA
- a CDS encoding nitroreductase family protein, translated as MRSDSSVMQPLLDTFASRVRTSDGLAEARSPAPFADAVPVAVEEQEAAPGLPRDLRDTLQARRSSLQYGDRPVRTDLVLGLLQRALSRDSGDWELDDGTGPLEAFVFALRSEQKPAGIYRVTARESSFIAAASAVGDPERLGVQREFADAGGIVSVCADLDRADSWGGSHGYRLCVVRASMALYDFHLRCQSNGLVGTMFGGFIGSAVRNLIQSDGVTRHPLLAATYAHPVSRPQRDGSE; from the coding sequence ATGCGATCCGACTCATCGGTGATGCAGCCGCTGCTCGATACCTTCGCCTCTCGCGTCCGTACGAGCGACGGCCTCGCGGAAGCCCGGTCGCCGGCCCCGTTCGCCGACGCCGTGCCCGTGGCCGTCGAGGAACAGGAGGCGGCGCCCGGCCTGCCTCGCGATCTGCGCGACACGCTGCAGGCGCGCCGGTCGTCCTTGCAGTACGGGGACAGACCCGTGCGCACCGACTTGGTCCTGGGCCTCCTGCAACGGGCGCTGTCACGTGATTCCGGCGACTGGGAACTCGACGACGGCACCGGCCCACTGGAGGCGTTCGTTTTCGCGCTGCGCAGCGAACAGAAGCCGGCCGGGATCTACCGGGTCACCGCTCGGGAGTCGTCCTTCATCGCCGCCGCCTCGGCCGTCGGAGATCCGGAACGCCTGGGTGTCCAGCGCGAGTTCGCGGACGCGGGCGGGATCGTCAGCGTCTGCGCCGACCTCGACCGCGCGGACTCGTGGGGAGGTTCGCACGGCTACCGGCTGTGCGTGGTGCGCGCCTCCATGGCCCTCTACGACTTCCACCTCCGATGCCAGTCGAACGGGCTCGTCGGCACCATGTTCGGCGGATTCATCGGCTCGGCCGTGCGGAACCTGATCCAGAGCGACGGTGTGACCCGGCACCCGCTGCTCGCCGCGACTTATGCCCACCCGGTATCCCGACCGCAGCGCGACGGAAGTGAGTGA